From Camelina sativa cultivar DH55 chromosome 7, Cs, whole genome shotgun sequence, one genomic window encodes:
- the LOC104704198 gene encoding uncharacterized protein LOC104704198: MGPATETTRELTISHLISPVTLDWDKEKILQTLPSYLEQILEIKLSKLGGNDEFAWLPTNSGLYSAKSGYYESVTRNQDSSLQQDINRDFNWNSHIWKALVSPKIKFFMWKLMIGALPVGEQLRSRNINQEARCPFCGGIKTTNHLFFTCIFARQVWYLTPFKDPMDPDQFTTTRAHLESLHHSICLPPVGIGSGPLHPWVMWKIWTKRNSQVFKQKHATPGETLIQAITLAREWHVAQINSSDPQPIRTKQVFKPLESDVVLCKSDAAWDGTSKLAGLGCVFSNRRSNYHLVDSSKADHVRSPLMAEGLAALHALKHASRLGFTKITLTSDSTQLIEAIKSVTPQKELHMILQDILILSSSFFFCDFRYVYREENMEANALAKTSLMNSISVSI; encoded by the coding sequence AATCCTGCAAACACTGCCAAGTTATCTGGAGCAGATCCTGGAGATCAAGCTTAGCAAGCTTGGTGGAAATGATGAATTTGCTTGGCTCCCCACAAACTCAGGACTATACTCTGCCAAATCTGGGTACTACGAAAGTGTAACAAGGAACCAAGACTCATCTCTGCAACAAGACATAAACAGAGACTTCAATTGGAACTCCCATATCTGGAAAGCATTGGTCTCGCCAAAAATAAAGTTCTTCATGTGGAAATTGATGATAGGAGCATTACCAGTGGGAGAACAACTCAGAAGCAGAAACATCAATCAGGAAGCTCGCTGCCCTTTTTGTGGAGGTATTAAAACCACTAACCACTTGTTTTTCACCTGCATCTTTGCGAGACAGGTATGGTACTTAACGCCTTTCAAGGACCCGATGGATCCAGATCAATTCACCACGACCAGAGCACATCTTGAAAGTCTCCATCACAGCATCTGTCTACCACCGGTTGGAATTGGCTCTGGGCCGCTTCATCCCTGGGTTATGTGGAAGATTTGGACGAAACGAAATAGTCaagttttcaaacaaaaacacgCGACACCAGGCGAAACGCTTATTCAGGCAATTACCTTAGCTCGGGAATGGCATGTGGCACAGATAAACTCGTCAGACCCCCAACCAATTCGAACCAAGCAAGTGTTCAAACCTCTGGAATCTGACGTAGTACTGTGCAAGTCAGATGCGGCGTGGGATGGGACATCGAAACTAGCTGGACTAGGATGTGTATTCTCCAATCGCAGATCGAACTACCACCTTGTAGATTCAAGCAAAGCAGATCACGTTAGATCACCTCTAATGGCTGAAGGACTGGCTGCTCTTCATGCACTCAAACATGCATCAAGGCTTGGTTTCACAAAAATCACTCTAACTTCTGACTCAACTCAACTTATCGAAGCCATAAAATCGGTGACTCCACAGAAGGAGCTCCACATGATTCTCCAAGATATCCTGATTCtatcctcttcttttttcttttgtgattttcGATATGTCTATCGAGAAGAAAACATGGAAGCCAATGCGTTAGCAAAAACTTCCCTAATGAACTCTATTTCCGTTTCTATTTAG